A single window of Candidatus Flexicrinis affinis DNA harbors:
- a CDS encoding methyltransferase domain-containing protein, whose amino-acid sequence MRNDEFELEVLPGLEHICAQEAVEKLGGGQVVTGLRSGAVSVEPTVDVDALRTLRTANSVYAVVTAPVPRPKALLGHQYWTRIVSVCREIVRGDPSFRTLGLDAAGAQSSVMQRIKTELADSLGLVVADEKGDLHVRIRPVRDGNGWQVLVRVTPRPLATRPWRVHNYEGALNACVAAAMIRLAKPTPADCVLNVCCGSGTLMVELNQAAIVRQCIGVDVNTDALSLASAHLAVAQVDTCALLAGDATALPLHDNSASLILADLPFGQRVGSHAENLVLYPALIDEAARVGAAGARLVLITHEKRLIRQIVHDHAAWEVVKELEINQNGLHPVIVVLERR is encoded by the coding sequence ATGCGAAATGACGAATTCGAACTGGAAGTCCTGCCCGGCTTGGAGCACATATGCGCCCAAGAAGCAGTCGAGAAGTTGGGTGGCGGGCAGGTTGTCACGGGTCTGCGCAGCGGTGCCGTCTCGGTTGAGCCGACTGTCGACGTCGACGCGCTGCGCACACTGCGCACCGCAAACTCGGTGTACGCTGTCGTTACGGCGCCCGTGCCTCGCCCAAAGGCGCTGTTAGGCCATCAGTATTGGACCCGGATTGTGTCGGTTTGCCGTGAGATTGTCCGGGGCGATCCGTCTTTCCGAACGCTCGGTTTGGACGCGGCAGGCGCACAGAGTTCAGTGATGCAGCGAATCAAGACCGAACTGGCCGATTCGCTTGGTCTTGTCGTAGCCGACGAGAAAGGCGATCTCCACGTCCGGATTCGTCCCGTACGCGATGGCAATGGCTGGCAGGTTCTTGTCCGCGTTACGCCGCGCCCGCTTGCAACCCGTCCATGGCGTGTCCACAACTATGAAGGCGCGCTCAACGCCTGTGTCGCCGCTGCGATGATCCGTCTCGCCAAGCCGACTCCGGCGGACTGCGTGTTGAATGTGTGCTGCGGGTCCGGCACGCTGATGGTCGAGCTGAACCAAGCGGCTATTGTGCGCCAGTGCATCGGCGTCGACGTCAACACCGATGCGCTGTCTCTGGCATCCGCACATCTCGCAGTCGCGCAGGTCGATACGTGCGCGCTTCTTGCGGGCGATGCAACCGCCCTGCCGTTACACGACAACTCCGCTAGCCTCATCTTGGCCGACTTGCCGTTCGGTCAGCGCGTCGGCTCTCACGCCGAGAACCTTGTCCTCTACCCCGCCCTCATCGACGAAGCGGCGCGTGTCGGTGCAGCGGGTGCCCGCTTGGTCCTCATCACTCACGAGAAACGCCTGATCCGGCAGATCGTCCATGACCACGCGGCTTGGGAGGTTGTCAAGGAACTCGAAATCAACCAGAACGGGCTGCATCCCGTGATCGTCGTGTTGGAGCGCCGTTGA
- a CDS encoding PKD domain-containing protein, translating to MATRRVLVLVVLAMFALLMAACNLTGGPEETELTPVPTSTPTLSAQVTGSVPTSVSVTTLPVLTQVGPPTSIAIIPPTAISVIPTATPSTISIVLLSPIPGNVVTSNVQVLGSAIHPNFLQYQLEYGPDPNPGNLWYAIGGPRQFPVLNGVLGIWSTNAIPDGNYQLRLRVYLRDGSNPQTVVNNIRVQNAIPTPVPTATPSIPRPIAAFTQDRTSGEAPLVVRFTNRSTGQISGYNWSFGDGSSSAEISPVHVFRAAGEYEVKLTVVGPGGQSNVSQIITVNTNPPVALYEQSAVSGPSPLTVQFTDRSTGVIDSWRWDFGDGTTSTERSPRKVFTAEGTYNISLRVRGPGGTGRAFSVVTVSNPQVPPPQANFTPTNTGGIAPLSIQYTDTSQGQITSRLWEFGDGTTSTDQNPIHQFVNPGVYTVRLTVNGPGGTATQSGTVTVTRAPQAPEARFTANPTSGDAPLIVTFQNFTTGDVTGYRWDFGDGTPIDQTQAPTHTYTSPGTYRVRLTALGPDGLSDTAEADISVTRPLAPPSADFNVSPQEGSAPLDVQFNNLSSGDDIQSNWDFGDGESLATNEPIVFHTYEENGTYTVILTVVGPGGPASSATRTITVTDRVQAAFEVVNLTDPPGLGVAFQDRSTGNLTSWNWSFGDGGSSTDQNPSHTFGQAGTYQVRLVVTSQDGVQSEATQSVTVSAPLPPAPEASFEVTVDDLTAQFTNTSTGQIDSTSWNFGDGQTSSNSNPSHTFAAAGTYTVELTVSNAGGSDSFSLPVTVNAPPPAPPTSAFSFSVEDLNVTLTDESTGEGIFSWAWEFGDGSSSNEQNPTHTFAAAGTYRVRLTVTNAGGSDRSGQDVTVTAPLPSAPQSAFTFSPSGLDVDFTDESTGQIDTWQWDFGDGASSTDQNPSHSYAADGTYTVRLTVANAGGSNFSEQQVEVTAPLPNAPVSSFTFSVQDLTASFTDTSTGENITSWFWEFGDGNTSNEQNPTHAYAAPGTYRARLTVENAGGSDRSGQDVTVSAPVPDAPTSAFTFSVNNLDVQFTDLSTGQIDTWQWDFGDGNTSDQQSPAHSYESDGTYTVRLTVANAGGSNSSEQQVTVSAPLPNAPTSVFTFSVNNLDVQFNDQSTGQIDTWQWDFGDGNTSNQQSPSHSYANGGTYIVRLTVANAGGSNFSEQQVAVSAPLPNAPTSAFTFSVNNLDVQFNDQSTGQIDTWQWDFGDGNSSNQQSPSHSYANGGTYIVRLAVANAGGSNFSEQQVAVSAPLPNAPTSAFTFSVNNLDVQFNDQSTGQIDTWQWDFGDGNSSNQQSPSHSYANGGTYLVRLTVANAGGSNFSEQQVAVSAPLPDAPVSSFTFTVQDLSASFTDTSTGEDITSWFWEFGDGNTSTERNPSHMYGAPGTYRARLTVENAGGSDRSGQDVTVTAPLPPAPQSAFTFSANGLNVQFTDLSTGQVDSYFWEFGDGTQAFDRNPAHSYATDGTYTVRLTVSNAGGSTASEQQVSVSTPLPQAPQSAFTFSANGLNVQFTDLSTGQVDSYFWEFGDGTQAFDRNPAHSYATDGTYTVRLTVSNAGGSNASEQQVSVKAPLPQAPQSAFTFSANNLDVQFSDLSTGTIDSWFWEFGDGATATDQNPFHTYPGPGTYRVTLTVANAGGSNQSAQDVTVSTPVPNAPVPDFTFDVNDLTVTFTDATSGDVTDRLWEFGDGATSTETNPTYTYAGYGEFTVRLTASNAGGSNAVEYPVLLQAPEQPPQESIADTAPVEPNVNDLAGRLSTILNGSGNNAASFAVIGDRSIDPSMFLSPFGDGQYELSEAGSSVDGIIQFYLATTLDDGSNPFQRVGSAVDSNLRAANFAYDFGDCGDTLVACELDAISPAITIISLGYQDGRDGTSPDDFRSSLNEIVTTTIGRGSIPVLLTPYTRPGDDVNIKALAEVIINYGRDNDLPVVNVWRMFNELVEPLNGNNPSVANQGADRLGDNQIARFGENARNYYVLNTLRRVLQAVGQF from the coding sequence ATGGCCACTCGAAGAGTTCTAGTGTTGGTCGTCTTGGCCATGTTCGCGCTTCTAATGGCGGCATGCAACTTGACGGGTGGACCAGAGGAGACGGAACTCACACCCGTTCCAACCTCAACGCCTACCCTGTCGGCGCAGGTGACGGGCAGCGTGCCGACGTCAGTCAGCGTCACAACGCTGCCTGTCCTTACACAAGTCGGGCCACCCACGTCGATCGCCATCATTCCGCCGACCGCGATATCGGTGATCCCGACCGCTACCCCGTCCACGATCAGCATTGTGCTGCTGTCGCCGATTCCCGGAAACGTGGTGACTAGCAACGTTCAGGTGCTGGGCTCGGCGATCCATCCGAACTTCCTCCAGTATCAGCTCGAGTATGGCCCCGATCCAAACCCGGGCAACTTGTGGTACGCCATAGGCGGACCGCGCCAATTCCCGGTGCTCAACGGCGTTCTGGGTATTTGGTCGACGAACGCGATCCCGGACGGGAACTACCAGCTCCGCCTGCGCGTCTACTTGCGCGATGGCAGCAATCCCCAAACGGTTGTAAACAACATCCGCGTGCAAAACGCCATACCGACTCCGGTGCCAACCGCGACCCCGTCGATCCCGCGGCCAATTGCGGCCTTTACACAGGATCGCACCTCGGGCGAGGCGCCGCTGGTGGTCCGCTTCACGAATCGCTCAACGGGGCAAATCTCAGGCTACAACTGGTCGTTCGGAGACGGCAGCAGCAGCGCCGAGATCAGCCCGGTACATGTATTCCGTGCGGCTGGCGAGTATGAGGTCAAGTTGACGGTTGTTGGCCCGGGTGGGCAGTCCAACGTCTCGCAAATCATCACGGTCAATACCAACCCGCCGGTGGCGTTGTACGAACAGAGTGCGGTTAGCGGGCCTTCGCCGCTCACCGTTCAGTTCACGGACCGATCCACGGGCGTAATCGATAGTTGGCGCTGGGACTTCGGCGACGGTACAACCTCGACCGAGCGCAGCCCGCGCAAGGTGTTTACAGCAGAAGGCACCTACAATATCTCGCTGCGGGTGCGCGGGCCGGGTGGCACGGGCCGTGCCTTCAGCGTCGTAACAGTGTCGAACCCGCAGGTACCGCCCCCTCAGGCAAACTTCACGCCGACCAACACCGGGGGTATCGCACCGCTTTCGATCCAATACACGGACACTTCCCAAGGTCAAATTACGTCGCGGCTTTGGGAGTTCGGGGACGGCACGACCAGCACCGATCAGAACCCAATTCACCAGTTCGTCAATCCGGGCGTCTACACGGTTCGCTTGACGGTCAATGGTCCGGGCGGCACGGCGACTCAGAGTGGAACAGTCACGGTCACGCGTGCGCCGCAGGCCCCTGAGGCGCGCTTTACCGCCAATCCTACATCTGGCGATGCTCCGCTTATCGTGACGTTCCAGAATTTCACGACCGGTGACGTTACGGGTTATCGGTGGGACTTCGGCGACGGGACACCGATCGATCAGACTCAGGCGCCCACGCATACCTACACCAGCCCGGGAACTTACCGTGTTCGTTTGACTGCGCTCGGCCCTGACGGGTTATCCGATACGGCTGAAGCCGACATCAGCGTGACCCGCCCGCTGGCGCCGCCGAGTGCCGACTTCAACGTATCGCCGCAGGAAGGGTCTGCGCCGCTGGACGTGCAGTTCAACAACTTGTCTTCAGGCGACGACATCCAGTCCAACTGGGACTTTGGCGATGGCGAGTCGCTGGCGACCAACGAGCCGATCGTGTTCCACACGTACGAGGAAAACGGTACGTATACGGTCATCCTGACAGTCGTCGGGCCGGGTGGCCCTGCGAGCAGTGCAACGCGTACGATCACGGTCACGGACCGCGTGCAGGCGGCGTTTGAAGTCGTGAACCTCACCGATCCGCCGGGTCTAGGTGTCGCGTTCCAGGATCGTTCCACAGGCAATCTCACGTCTTGGAACTGGTCGTTTGGAGATGGTGGTTCCAGCACCGATCAGAATCCGTCGCACACCTTCGGTCAGGCGGGCACGTATCAGGTGCGGCTTGTCGTCACCTCGCAGGACGGGGTGCAAAGCGAAGCGACCCAGAGCGTGACCGTTTCGGCTCCGCTGCCGCCGGCGCCTGAGGCGAGCTTCGAGGTCACGGTCGATGACCTGACCGCGCAGTTCACGAACACATCGACGGGTCAAATAGATTCCACGTCGTGGAATTTCGGCGACGGGCAGACTTCTTCCAACTCGAACCCGTCTCACACGTTTGCCGCCGCAGGGACATATACTGTCGAACTGACTGTATCCAACGCTGGCGGTTCGGACAGCTTCAGTCTGCCCGTGACGGTCAACGCCCCACCACCTGCCCCGCCGACTTCGGCATTTAGCTTCTCGGTTGAAGACCTGAACGTTACGCTTACCGACGAGTCGACCGGCGAAGGCATATTCTCGTGGGCATGGGAATTCGGCGACGGTTCATCCTCTAACGAGCAGAACCCGACCCACACGTTCGCCGCCGCGGGCACCTACCGCGTACGCCTCACAGTGACCAATGCCGGCGGCAGCGATCGCAGCGGGCAGGACGTCACCGTAACGGCGCCGCTGCCGAGTGCGCCGCAGTCTGCCTTCACCTTCAGCCCGAGCGGTTTGGACGTTGACTTCACGGACGAATCGACGGGTCAGATCGACACTTGGCAGTGGGACTTTGGCGACGGGGCATCGTCTACCGACCAGAATCCGTCCCATTCCTACGCGGCCGACGGTACATACACCGTTCGATTGACGGTCGCCAACGCAGGTGGTTCGAACTTCAGCGAGCAGCAGGTAGAGGTTACCGCCCCGCTGCCGAATGCGCCGGTGAGCTCCTTCACGTTCTCTGTGCAGGACTTGACGGCGTCGTTTACCGATACGTCGACCGGCGAGAACATCACGTCGTGGTTCTGGGAGTTCGGCGATGGCAACACTTCGAACGAACAGAATCCGACTCATGCCTATGCGGCGCCGGGCACCTATCGCGCTCGCCTGACCGTTGAGAACGCAGGCGGCAGCGATCGAAGCGGGCAGGATGTCACTGTATCGGCCCCGGTGCCAGACGCGCCGACGTCAGCCTTCACGTTCAGCGTAAACAACCTCGATGTGCAGTTCACTGACCTCTCGACCGGCCAGATCGACACTTGGCAGTGGGATTTCGGCGACGGCAACACGTCTGATCAACAGAGTCCGGCACACAGCTATGAGAGTGACGGCACGTATACTGTGCGTCTGACGGTCGCCAATGCCGGCGGTTCGAACTCCAGCGAGCAGCAGGTGACGGTATCAGCTCCACTGCCGAACGCGCCGACATCGGTATTCACGTTCAGCGTGAACAACCTCGATGTGCAGTTCAACGACCAGTCGACCGGCCAGATCGACACGTGGCAGTGGGACTTCGGCGACGGCAACACGTCCAACCAGCAAAGCCCGTCGCACAGCTACGCCAACGGCGGGACGTACATCGTCCGCCTTACGGTGGCTAACGCGGGCGGCTCGAACTTCAGTGAACAGCAGGTGGCGGTGTCTGCCCCGCTGCCGAACGCGCCGACATCGGCATTCACGTTCAGCGTGAACAACCTCGATGTGCAGTTCAACGACCAGTCGACCGGCCAGATCGACACGTGGCAGTGGGACTTCGGCGACGGCAACTCGTCGAATCAGCAAAGCCCGTCGCACAGCTACGCCAACGGCGGGACGTACATCGTCCGCCTAGCGGTCGCCAATGCCGGCGGTTCGAACTTCAGCGAACAGCAGGTGGCAGTGTCTGCCCCGCTGCCGAACGCTCCAACATCCGCGTTCACGTTCAGCGTGAACAACCTCGATGTGCAGTTCAACGACCAGTCGACCGGCCAGATTGACACATGGCAGTGGGACTTTGGCGACGGCAACTCGTCGAATCAGCAAAGCCCGTCGCACAGCTATGCTAACGGCGGGACGTACCTCGTTCGCCTGACGGTGGCCAATGCGGGCGGTTCGAACTTCAGCGAGCAGCAGGTGGCGGTGTCTGCCCCGCTGCCGGATGCGCCGGTGAGCTCCTTCACGTTCACTGTGCAAGACCTGTCCGCGTCGTTCACCGATACCTCGACCGGCGAGGACATTACGTCCTGGTTCTGGGAGTTCGGCGATGGCAACACCTCGACGGAGCGGAATCCGAGCCACATGTATGGTGCGCCGGGCACCTATCGCGCCCGACTGACGGTTGAGAACGCTGGAGGCAGTGACCGGAGTGGTCAGGACGTAACCGTAACCGCTCCGCTGCCGCCCGCCCCACAATCGGCATTCACGTTCAGCGCCAACGGTCTGAACGTGCAGTTCACCGATCTCTCGACAGGTCAGGTCGACTCGTACTTCTGGGAGTTTGGCGATGGCACGCAGGCGTTCGACCGGAATCCGGCGCACAGCTACGCGACGGACGGCACGTATACGGTCCGCCTAACCGTCAGCAACGCCGGCGGCTCGACTGCGAGCGAGCAGCAGGTGTCGGTTTCGACGCCGCTGCCACAGGCGCCGCAGTCGGCATTCACGTTCAGCGCCAACGGTCTGAACGTACAGTTCACCGATCTCTCGACCGGTCAGGTTGACTCGTACTTCTGGGAATTTGGCGATGGCACGCAGGCGTTCGACCGGAATCCGGCGCACAGCTACGCGACCGACGGTACGTACACGGTCCGCCTGACGGTAAGCAACGCGGGCGGCTCGAATGCCAGCGAGCAGCAGGTATCGGTAAAGGCGCCGCTGCCGCAAGCGCCGCAGTCGGCGTTTACGTTCAGTGCCAACAATCTCGACGTCCAGTTCTCCGATCTTTCGACCGGGACGATCGACAGTTGGTTCTGGGAGTTCGGCGATGGCGCAACGGCCACCGATCAGAATCCGTTCCACACCTATCCGGGTCCGGGTACGTACCGCGTAACCTTAACCGTAGCGAATGCGGGCGGCTCGAATCAGTCCGCGCAGGACGTGACTGTCAGCACACCGGTGCCCAACGCACCTGTGCCTGACTTCACGTTCGATGTCAACGATCTCACGGTCACGTTTACCGACGCAACGTCGGGCGACGTAACGGACCGGCTGTGGGAGTTTGGCGACGGCGCGACGAGTACCGAGACGAATCCGACCTACACTTACGCCGGCTACGGGGAATTCACGGTGCGGCTGACGGCATCGAATGCTGGCGGTAGCAACGCTGTCGAGTATCCGGTGCTCCTACAAGCCCCTGAGCAGCCCCCGCAGGAGAGTATCGCCGATACCGCCCCCGTAGAGCCCAACGTCAACGACCTCGCGGGTCGCCTGTCGACCATCCTGAACGGCTCCGGCAACAATGCCGCGTCGTTCGCCGTCATCGGCGACCGGTCGATCGACCCGAGCATGTTCTTGAGTCCGTTTGGCGACGGCCAGTACGAACTGTCCGAGGCAGGTTCCAGCGTGGACGGAATCATCCAGTTCTATCTGGCGACGACGCTAGACGACGGATCGAACCCGTTCCAGCGTGTCGGCTCGGCGGTGGACAGCAACTTGCGTGCTGCCAACTTCGCCTACGACTTTGGTGATTGCGGCGATACGTTGGTCGCCTGCGAACTGGACGCAATCTCACCCGCCATCACGATCATCAGCCTCGGCTATCAGGACGGTCGTGACGGCACGAGCCCTGACGACTTCCGCTCATCGCTGAACGAGATCGTCACAACGACAATTGGCCGTGGCAGCATTCCTGTGCTGCTGACGCCGTACACGCGCCCCGGCGACGACGTGAACATCAAGGCCTTGGCCGAGGTGATCATCAACTACGGCCGCGATAACGATCTGCCGGTCGTCAACGTGTGGCGTATGTTCAACGAGTTGGTCGAGCCGCTGAACGGAAACAATCCGTCGGTTGCCAATCAGGGGGCCGATCGGCTTGGCGACAACCAGATCGCGCGCTTCGGTGAAAACGCTCGCAACTACTACGTGCTCAATACGCTGCGGCGAGTCCTTCAAGCTGTCGGTCAGTTCTAA
- a CDS encoding DPP IV N-terminal domain-containing protein encodes MMRMTQTLLAVLLLLFAGGCQPPADDTQMIVSLVVDGRSLTYDVPEPITVAEFLAQVDVTLGDLDRVVPPPFTQISDGLQITVRRVAEETECEDRDLPFTRRTLINEQLEPGAEVLFQAGQNGRERQCFRVQFVDGIRAESVPIGEPTVLASAVEEIVYVGPTTRLSPVDIRGTLAYVSGGNAWVMRGSSDSRRPVTNTGDVDPSRAYSLSADGRQLLYTRTTATGSEFGNQLSVVLDVTASSPQSVDLRPTNVLWAEWVPGRANTVSYTRAQPRSTSPGWGAYNDLWLITLDATTGEEIDIDPLIDESPGRGGPFSWWGRGYAWSPDGGALAWVHADSVGLVDLESGTLDTPLVSFVPFTPRSDWSWRTSVSWSPDADLLLTVVHGEPVGSEAAERSPIFDVAVLARDGSFSATVYEQSGIWAFPKFAPPNSGPGAATGRRPGMSYLLARQPLVSVGDSAEYDLYVADVDGSNARRIFPPEDQRGITQRDYSWSPDGSYIAIVYQGNVWVVDVVTAASFQVTLDGSASHPVWAR; translated from the coding sequence ATGATGCGTATGACTCAAACACTGCTCGCTGTCCTTCTCCTGCTCTTCGCGGGTGGATGTCAGCCGCCTGCCGACGACACCCAAATGATCGTGTCGCTCGTTGTCGATGGACGTAGCCTGACCTACGATGTGCCAGAGCCGATCACGGTTGCCGAGTTCCTCGCCCAAGTCGACGTGACGCTGGGCGATCTGGATCGCGTCGTGCCTCCTCCGTTCACACAGATCTCCGATGGCCTACAGATTACCGTCCGGCGAGTGGCTGAAGAAACCGAATGCGAGGATCGCGACCTGCCATTTACCCGTCGCACGCTGATCAATGAACAGCTCGAACCGGGTGCAGAAGTGCTTTTTCAGGCGGGTCAGAACGGGCGAGAACGTCAATGTTTCCGGGTGCAGTTTGTCGATGGAATCCGCGCCGAATCCGTTCCGATCGGCGAGCCCACCGTGCTGGCAAGCGCGGTCGAAGAGATCGTGTATGTCGGGCCGACGACGCGCCTGTCGCCCGTCGACATCCGTGGGACGCTCGCATATGTCAGCGGCGGCAACGCATGGGTGATGCGCGGCAGCAGCGATTCGCGCAGGCCAGTGACGAACACAGGCGACGTTGACCCGAGCCGCGCTTACAGCTTGAGCGCAGACGGGCGGCAGCTGCTGTACACACGAACCACGGCGACCGGAAGCGAGTTCGGCAACCAGCTTAGCGTGGTTCTCGACGTTACTGCGTCCTCTCCGCAGTCGGTCGATTTGCGGCCGACCAACGTGCTTTGGGCCGAATGGGTCCCCGGGCGGGCCAACACCGTCAGCTACACGCGAGCGCAACCGCGATCGACAAGCCCGGGCTGGGGAGCCTACAACGACCTTTGGCTCATCACACTTGACGCCACGACCGGCGAGGAGATCGACATCGACCCCTTGATCGACGAGTCGCCGGGACGCGGCGGTCCGTTCTCGTGGTGGGGACGGGGCTACGCATGGTCGCCCGATGGCGGCGCGCTGGCGTGGGTCCATGCCGACAGTGTCGGCCTTGTGGACTTGGAGAGCGGGACGCTGGACACGCCGCTCGTCTCGTTTGTCCCGTTCACACCGCGCAGCGATTGGTCATGGCGCACGTCAGTGTCTTGGTCGCCTGACGCAGATCTGCTCCTGACGGTCGTTCACGGCGAGCCGGTCGGCAGCGAGGCGGCAGAGCGTTCTCCGATCTTCGACGTGGCCGTGCTTGCACGCGACGGTTCCTTTTCGGCGACCGTGTACGAGCAGTCCGGGATATGGGCGTTTCCGAAATTCGCGCCGCCAAATAGCGGCCCCGGCGCTGCAACAGGACGGCGGCCCGGGATGTCCTACTTGCTGGCGCGCCAGCCGCTTGTCAGCGTCGGTGACAGTGCCGAGTACGACCTGTACGTCGCCGACGTAGATGGCAGTAATGCCCGACGGATATTCCCGCCGGAGGATCAGCGGGGGATCACACAGCGCGATTACTCGTGGAGCCCTGACGGCAGCTACATTGCGATCGTGTATCAGGGCAACGTGTGGGTTGTGGATGTCGTCACTGCGGCGTCCTTTCAGGTTACGTTGGACGGTTCTGCGTCGCATCCCGTTTGGGCCCGGTGA